The Pseudomonas asiatica genome has a segment encoding these proteins:
- the dapA gene encoding 4-hydroxy-tetrahydrodipicolinate synthase: MIAGSMVALVTPMDAQGRLDWESLDKLVDFHLENGTHAIVAVGTTGESATLDVEEHILVIKHVVERVKRSTRRIPVIAGTGANSTAEAVHLTQNAKSAGADACLLVVPYYNKPTQEGLYQHFKHIAEAVDIPQILYNVPGRTSCDMQADTVIRLSKVKNIIGIKEATGDLVRAKAILDGVDKDFIVMSGDDPTAVELILMGGKGNISVTANVAPREMADLCEAALEGNAEKARAINEKLMPLHKDLFCESNPIPVKWALVEMGLMHKGIRLPLTWLSEGCHEKVRTALRQSGVLV; encoded by the coding sequence CAGTATGGTGGCATTGGTCACTCCCATGGATGCACAAGGGCGTCTCGACTGGGAAAGCCTCGACAAACTTGTAGACTTCCACCTGGAAAACGGCACCCATGCGATCGTCGCTGTCGGCACCACCGGTGAGTCCGCCACGCTGGATGTCGAAGAACACATCCTGGTCATCAAGCACGTGGTCGAGCGCGTCAAGCGCAGCACCCGCCGCATCCCGGTCATCGCCGGTACCGGTGCCAACTCCACTGCCGAAGCCGTGCACCTGACCCAGAACGCCAAGAGCGCCGGCGCCGACGCCTGCCTGCTGGTAGTGCCGTACTACAACAAGCCGACGCAAGAAGGCCTGTACCAGCACTTCAAGCACATCGCCGAAGCCGTCGACATCCCGCAGATCCTCTACAACGTACCCGGCCGCACCTCCTGCGACATGCAGGCCGATACCGTGATCCGCCTGTCGAAGGTCAAGAACATCATCGGTATCAAGGAAGCCACCGGCGACCTGGTACGCGCCAAGGCCATCCTCGATGGCGTCGACAAAGACTTCATCGTCATGTCCGGCGACGACCCGACCGCCGTCGAGCTGATCCTGATGGGCGGCAAGGGCAACATTTCCGTCACTGCCAACGTCGCCCCGCGCGAAATGGCCGACCTGTGCGAGGCCGCCCTTGAGGGCAATGCCGAGAAGGCCCGCGCAATCAACGAAAAACTCATGCCGCTGCACAAAGACCTGTTCTGCGAGTCCAACCCGATCCCGGTGAAATGGGCACTCGTCGAAATGGGCCTGATGCACAAAGGCATTCGCCTGCCGCTGACCTGGCTGAGCGAAGGCTGCCACGAAAAAGTCCGTACTGCCTTGCGCCAGTCCGGCGTACTGGTTTAA